In Candidatus Thiodictyon syntrophicum, a genomic segment contains:
- a CDS encoding cold shock domain-containing protein: MRFVGTLKKWNDDRGFGFIAPTRGGDDLFVHISSFPRDGSRPRLDEPVTFEVAVDNEGKKRAVKVLRPAGARPHPVRRATPQGPRHIQSYLSGLATVLLVGAVGIFGYLEYARQSNDQAPTRLAESPKGLLAPPPQPSAPERRCDGRTRCSQMTSCAEARFFLGNCPGVEMDGDDDGVPCEQQWCNAPW, from the coding sequence ATGCGGTTCGTTGGTACCCTCAAGAAATGGAACGACGACCGGGGCTTTGGCTTTATCGCCCCAACGCGTGGCGGGGATGACCTTTTTGTTCACATCTCATCCTTTCCGAGGGACGGATCGCGCCCGCGGCTCGACGAGCCCGTAACCTTTGAAGTCGCAGTAGACAACGAAGGAAAGAAGCGTGCCGTCAAGGTTCTTCGTCCCGCCGGCGCCCGGCCGCATCCGGTCCGCCGCGCGACCCCTCAAGGTCCGCGGCACATTCAAAGCTATCTTTCTGGTCTTGCGACGGTGCTACTGGTTGGCGCAGTCGGCATCTTCGGCTACCTTGAGTACGCGCGGCAATCCAACGACCAAGCCCCTACGCGCCTTGCCGAGTCGCCAAAGGGCTTGCTGGCTCCCCCACCTCAACCCAGTGCACCTGAACGACGCTGTGATGGCCGAACCCGTTGCTCGCAGATGACATCATGTGCCGAGGCCAGGTTCTTTCTGGGAAACTGTCCGGGCGTTGAAATGGACGGAGACGACGATGGCGTCCCGTGCGAGCAACAGTGGTGTAACGCCCCTTGGTGA
- a CDS encoding LysM peptidoglycan-binding domain-containing protein, with protein sequence MQPRALPLLLCSALSLGPAWAADGGPGAHARGPFDAASGVYTVVGGDTLGSIAARFGTAMAQVQQQNGLTSTQVRVGQRLVVGTPAPSAPAADAAPAEVSSVVATPPPIAPSAAPAPATLTATAPPQVVAPLPRPADPWPRKVQVDDRTLLVYQPQIVSWGGNELVLRAAVAVLPLGQGDEAFGVIEAQAQTQVDRVQRLLVLQGLKVTKADFPTVPALAASLAPAVARQFGAQVRVIPLSRFEAALAATPIRPAAGVAVENPVPRIILSFEPAILIPIQGQPVLKGVPNTKFQRVINTRAVILTEGADGPYYLHLLDGWVSAQSLAGPWTHAPITPAGMDDIASRLAAAGQADLLNGHPSIPTMQLLAAGIPDIYVTETPAELIVFKGQPKLVPIAGTGLEWATNSSAQVIVDTSDNSYYALLAGRWYRAAGLQGPWSFVASTALPTGFKQIPVNSPAGAALAAVAGTPQAREALIANAIPQTAAVRRRGGPTFEPVFDGPATVSLLPGTDLEYVVNSETPIVRVGGATYYALQAGVWFESATLDGPWAVADSVPSAVYGIPPSSPLHFITYARVYGSTPEVVYDGYTPGYLGTVATTDDVVVYGTGYDYQPWVGDDWYAAPETFGLAAEPFYNPRLGYGYGFGQGLATAAAADAYWGGADYRPGVAGLGCCLGTGTNVYGHWGDTVAAGTRTWYDGADGALGAGARGDSVDLGTGTTGGYAAGRSVDLATGTVQGGYGRTFDRADGATGAVAAGARYNPVTGIQSAAARETVTGPGGDSIARDTATIQGPSGATVTVHQTSFDNERTGADASVDTVRVGDSLYAGPDGTVYRHTDDGWQQRGTEGWQEPTMDTGWADREQQARTRGEDSVGDDGFGGGGGLGAARVGTEGLGDGFGGDRLGGGDPFSGGVGARFGGGGFGGRFGGRR encoded by the coding sequence ATGCAGCCCCGCGCCCTCCCCTTGTTGCTGTGCTCCGCCCTTTCTCTCGGCCCCGCCTGGGCGGCGGATGGCGGACCCGGGGCCCACGCCCGAGGTCCATTCGATGCCGCCTCCGGTGTTTATACGGTGGTCGGCGGCGACACCCTGGGGTCGATCGCGGCCCGCTTCGGCACCGCGATGGCCCAGGTCCAACAGCAAAACGGTCTGACCTCGACGCAGGTCCGGGTGGGCCAACGGCTGGTGGTGGGAACCCCCGCGCCAAGCGCCCCGGCGGCGGACGCTGCGCCGGCTGAGGTCTCCAGCGTCGTTGCCACCCCGCCCCCGATCGCCCCCAGTGCCGCGCCTGCCCCCGCCACCCTGACCGCGACCGCCCCGCCCCAGGTCGTCGCGCCCCTGCCCCGCCCCGCCGATCCCTGGCCCCGCAAGGTCCAGGTCGATGATCGAACCCTGTTGGTCTATCAGCCCCAGATAGTCAGTTGGGGCGGCAATGAATTGGTGCTGCGCGCCGCGGTGGCGGTGCTGCCGCTCGGCCAAGGCGACGAGGCCTTCGGCGTGATCGAGGCGCAGGCACAGACCCAGGTGGACCGGGTGCAGCGGCTGCTGGTCTTGCAGGGACTCAAGGTCACCAAGGCCGACTTCCCTACCGTGCCCGCGCTGGCCGCCTCGCTGGCGCCGGCGGTGGCCCGGCAATTCGGCGCCCAGGTGCGGGTCATCCCATTGAGCCGTTTCGAGGCCGCGCTCGCCGCGACCCCGATCCGGCCGGCCGCGGGGGTGGCGGTCGAGAATCCCGTGCCGCGGATCATCCTGAGCTTCGAGCCGGCCATCCTGATACCGATCCAGGGCCAACCGGTGTTGAAGGGCGTCCCGAACACGAAGTTCCAGCGCGTCATCAACACCCGGGCGGTCATCCTGACCGAGGGCGCCGACGGTCCCTACTATCTGCACCTGCTCGACGGCTGGGTCAGTGCCCAGTCCCTGGCCGGCCCCTGGACCCATGCGCCCATTACCCCGGCTGGCATGGACGACATCGCCAGCCGGCTCGCCGCCGCCGGCCAGGCCGACCTGCTGAACGGCCACCCCAGCATCCCGACCATGCAGTTGCTGGCAGCGGGCATCCCGGACATCTATGTCACCGAAACCCCGGCCGAACTGATCGTCTTCAAGGGCCAGCCCAAGTTGGTGCCGATCGCCGGCACCGGGCTTGAGTGGGCGACCAACTCCAGCGCGCAGGTCATCGTCGACACCAGTGACAACAGCTATTACGCCTTGCTCGCCGGGCGTTGGTACCGCGCCGCCGGCCTCCAAGGGCCTTGGTCCTTTGTGGCGAGCACCGCGCTACCGACGGGCTTCAAACAAATCCCCGTGAACTCGCCGGCCGGCGCGGCACTCGCCGCGGTGGCCGGGACGCCCCAGGCGCGCGAGGCACTGATCGCCAACGCCATCCCCCAGACCGCCGCCGTGCGGCGCCGGGGTGGGCCGACCTTCGAACCCGTGTTCGACGGCCCTGCCACCGTGAGTCTGCTCCCGGGCACGGACCTGGAGTACGTGGTGAACTCCGAGACCCCCATCGTGCGGGTCGGCGGCGCGACCTACTACGCCCTGCAGGCCGGCGTCTGGTTTGAATCCGCCACCCTCGATGGCCCCTGGGCGGTCGCCGATTCGGTCCCGAGCGCGGTCTACGGCATCCCGCCCTCCTCCCCCCTGCACTTCATCACCTATGCGCGGGTGTATGGGTCGACCCCGGAGGTCGTCTACGACGGCTACACCCCGGGTTACCTGGGAACGGTCGCGACCACCGACGACGTGGTCGTCTACGGCACCGGCTACGATTACCAGCCCTGGGTCGGAGACGACTGGTATGCGGCGCCCGAGACCTTCGGCCTGGCTGCCGAACCGTTCTATAACCCGCGGCTCGGCTATGGCTATGGCTTCGGTCAGGGGCTTGCGACCGCGGCGGCGGCCGACGCCTACTGGGGCGGGGCCGACTATCGGCCCGGGGTTGCGGGCCTCGGCTGCTGTCTCGGCACCGGCACCAATGTTTACGGCCATTGGGGCGACACGGTGGCCGCCGGCACCCGCACCTGGTACGACGGCGCGGACGGGGCCTTGGGCGCCGGCGCCCGCGGTGACTCTGTCGACCTGGGCACCGGGACCACCGGCGGTTATGCGGCCGGACGCAGCGTCGACCTGGCGACCGGCACCGTCCAGGGCGGCTACGGGCGGACCTTCGACAGGGCCGACGGCGCCACCGGAGCGGTCGCGGCGGGGGCGCGCTATAACCCCGTGACCGGCATCCAATCCGCTGCCGCACGGGAGACCGTCACCGGCCCGGGCGGCGATTCCATTGCCCGGGATACGGCAACGATCCAGGGACCCTCAGGCGCGACCGTCACCGTCCACCAGACCAGCTTCGACAACGAGCGCACCGGGGCGGACGCAAGTGTGGACACAGTCCGGGTCGGCGACAGCCTCTACGCCGGACCGGACGGCACCGTCTACCGCCATACCGACGACGGCTGGCAACAGCGCGGCACCGAGGGCTGGCAGGAGCCGACCATGGACACGGGCTGGGCGGACCGGGAACAACAGGCGCGCACCCGCGGTGAGGACAGCGTGGGCGACGACGGCTTCGGCGGCGGCGGCGGATTGGGCGCGGCGCGGGTCGGCACCGAGGGGCTCGGGGACGGCTTCGGCGGCGACCGGCTGGGCGGCGGCGACCCGTTCAGCGGCGGTGTGGGTGCCCGCTTCGGCGGCGGGGGCTTCGGCGGTCGCTTCGGCGGACGACGCTGA
- a CDS encoding potassium channel family protein, with protein MEGGPVAGTPPKRLVRRDFGLALLLAVAQFGLHILVIFEAAKWILAADHWLIEHLGRALAAKVIIFACFAVLLGLHFMEAVAWGLFLWHQRLSANLTEAIYFSAASITGLGYGDVVLASPWRLLGPVMAITGLLMFGCSTAFLIVVIQKVWDHVL; from the coding sequence ATGGAGGGTGGGCCCGTCGCGGGCACGCCGCCCAAGCGCTTGGTGCGGCGCGACTTCGGCCTCGCCTTGCTGCTCGCCGTGGCCCAGTTCGGCCTGCACATCCTGGTGATCTTCGAGGCCGCCAAGTGGATACTGGCCGCCGACCACTGGCTCATCGAGCACCTCGGCCGTGCGCTGGCCGCCAAGGTCATCATTTTCGCCTGCTTCGCCGTCCTGCTCGGCCTGCACTTCATGGAGGCCGTGGCCTGGGGCCTCTTTCTTTGGCACCAACGCCTGTCGGCGAATCTGACCGAGGCCATCTATTTTTCGGCCGCCTCGATCACCGGATTGGGTTACGGGGATGTCGTGCTGGCCTCACCCTGGCGTCTCCTTGGGCCCGTGATGGCGATCACCGGACTGCTGATGTTCGGGTGCTCGACCGCCTTTCTGATCGTCGTGATTCAAAAGGTTTGGGACCATGTTCTGTAA